One genomic window of Synechococcales cyanobacterium T60_A2020_003 includes the following:
- a CDS encoding peptidase domain-containing ABC transporter, which produces MTYTKSALQEFLGTIPPFDRLPDAVLTRLAEESQLLRYRMGQPIVVRDTMPAQVSIIHQGQARFLGYDPRTERPVTLELMKSGAVLGWLGLVRGVPCETAIASTETICLTIPASEFLGLLTGQPAFANILRSQCSLIETFDLLGAELHRRAIGDYDLKELTLRAQPEAVVKNLSPGAVPLTQLERDRLWFVSGGGAIANFEVGSCIDRSKTSGAIDVVGSFPARVIGIPEAIVQSAMVPVVTAEVIETNGEESATATAPGPSLPPIPIAPDRPPEGTPFFVEDDRAHTKSLSQYPFVRGRGEIPETIACFQMLGRYLHIPFRRDVIERALRNQLQRTGGLSLDLLGSVAEFMGLHAQLVSIPVTSLGRLEAPAIIQWKGKYCLLYDIDERDVVIAVPDQGVQRIKTEKVSSTWGTPVEAQEGVPAGERGDVLMLTKTKQTPEKRFGLDWFLPSLVKYKRVLIEVFIASFFVQLFALANPLMIQIIIDKVIVQNSTDTLQVLGIFLLVLAIFEAVLSSLRTYLFVDTTNRIDMALGSQIIDHLLRLPLRYFEKRPVGELSTRINELENIRQFLTGTALTVVLDAVFSVIYIVVMFVYSWLLTIVSLAIVPLFVGLAVVASPLIRQQLRVKAERNAETQSHLVEVISGIQTVKAQNMELRARWQWQERYARYISAGFKTVLTSTTAGSASNFLNKLSALLVLWVGAYLVLKGQLTLGQLIAFRIISGYVTSPLLRLAQLWQSFQEVGLSIERLSDIVDTQPEADELDRLNIPMPPIQGDVKFDEVFFRFAKTGPYQLNGISVEFERGSFVGIVGLSGSGKSTMMKLLPRLYDLESGRILIDGYDISKVELYSLRQQVGIVPQDTLLFDGTVQDNIALTCPNATAEEIIEAARIAAAHDFVMGLPQGYNTRVGERGSALSGGQRQRIAIARTVLQNPRILILDEATSALDYDSERQVCLNLAEKFRDRTVFFITHRLSTIKNADVILMMDKGHVVEQGTHDDLMALRGRYYCLYQQQEAQM; this is translated from the coding sequence ATGACGTACACGAAATCTGCCCTCCAAGAATTTCTAGGCACGATTCCTCCCTTTGATCGTCTGCCCGATGCCGTGCTGACACGCCTTGCTGAGGAATCCCAACTTTTGCGCTACCGCATGGGACAGCCCATTGTGGTTCGGGATACCATGCCCGCCCAAGTCTCGATCATTCACCAAGGCCAAGCCCGGTTCCTCGGCTATGATCCCCGCACAGAACGCCCCGTCACCCTAGAGCTAATGAAGTCTGGCGCGGTGTTGGGTTGGCTCGGCCTCGTGCGCGGCGTGCCCTGCGAAACGGCGATCGCCTCTACGGAAACGATCTGCCTAACCATTCCTGCGAGCGAATTCCTGGGGTTGCTCACCGGACAACCTGCCTTTGCCAACATTCTCCGCAGCCAGTGTTCCCTAATCGAAACCTTTGACCTACTGGGAGCGGAACTGCACCGACGCGCCATTGGCGATTACGACCTCAAGGAACTGACCCTGCGCGCCCAGCCAGAGGCGGTGGTTAAAAACCTATCCCCCGGTGCGGTTCCCCTGACTCAGCTCGAGCGCGATCGCCTCTGGTTTGTGAGTGGCGGTGGGGCGATCGCCAACTTTGAAGTCGGAAGCTGTATCGATCGCAGCAAAACCTCAGGAGCGATCGACGTTGTCGGTTCCTTCCCGGCACGGGTGATCGGCATCCCAGAGGCGATTGTACAGAGTGCGATGGTTCCGGTTGTTACCGCCGAGGTTATTGAAACCAACGGCGAAGAGAGTGCAACTGCCACCGCTCCCGGCCCCAGCCTTCCCCCGATTCCCATCGCACCCGATCGCCCGCCCGAGGGCACGCCCTTTTTTGTGGAAGACGATCGCGCCCATACCAAATCCTTGAGTCAGTACCCGTTTGTGCGGGGTCGCGGCGAAATTCCTGAAACCATCGCCTGCTTCCAAATGTTGGGACGCTATCTCCACATCCCGTTCCGACGCGACGTGATCGAGCGGGCACTGCGAAACCAGCTTCAGCGCACGGGCGGACTTTCCCTCGACCTCCTGGGTTCAGTAGCAGAATTTATGGGTCTGCACGCTCAACTGGTCTCCATTCCCGTCACGTCCCTTGGCCGCCTTGAAGCCCCCGCCATCATTCAATGGAAAGGCAAATATTGCCTCCTGTACGACATAGATGAGCGGGACGTTGTCATTGCGGTGCCGGATCAGGGGGTTCAGCGGATCAAAACCGAGAAAGTCTCCTCGACGTGGGGGACTCCGGTTGAAGCCCAGGAAGGCGTGCCTGCCGGAGAGCGCGGCGATGTGCTGATGCTCACGAAGACCAAGCAGACTCCCGAAAAACGTTTCGGTCTGGACTGGTTCTTGCCGTCGCTGGTGAAATATAAGCGGGTCTTGATTGAGGTTTTCATTGCCTCTTTCTTCGTCCAGCTTTTTGCCCTGGCCAACCCGTTGATGATTCAGATCATCATCGACAAGGTGATCGTGCAAAACAGCACAGATACGCTGCAAGTGCTGGGCATTTTTCTCTTGGTTCTCGCTATCTTTGAAGCGGTGCTGAGCAGTTTACGAACGTACCTGTTTGTAGACACCACGAACCGGATCGACATGGCCTTGGGATCGCAAATTATCGATCACCTATTGCGCCTCCCCTTACGCTATTTCGAGAAGCGTCCAGTGGGTGAACTCTCCACCCGCATCAACGAGCTTGAAAATATTCGCCAGTTCCTCACGGGTACGGCTCTAACCGTGGTGCTAGATGCGGTCTTCTCCGTCATCTACATCGTGGTCATGTTTGTATATAGCTGGCTGCTGACCATCGTTTCCCTGGCGATCGTACCGCTCTTTGTCGGGCTGGCGGTGGTGGCGTCACCGTTAATTCGTCAGCAACTCCGGGTAAAAGCAGAGCGCAACGCCGAGACCCAGTCGCACTTGGTGGAAGTCATCTCCGGTATTCAGACGGTGAAAGCGCAGAACATGGAACTGCGGGCTCGGTGGCAGTGGCAGGAACGCTATGCCCGCTACATCAGCGCGGGCTTTAAGACGGTGCTGACCTCCACCACTGCCGGATCGGCTAGTAATTTTCTGAACAAGCTATCAGCCCTACTCGTCCTCTGGGTGGGTGCGTACCTGGTTCTAAAAGGTCAGTTGACCTTGGGTCAGTTGATTGCGTTCCGAATTATTTCTGGGTATGTGACGAGTCCCCTCCTGCGTTTGGCTCAGCTCTGGCAGAGCTTCCAGGAAGTCGGCCTGTCCATTGAGCGTCTGAGTGACATTGTAGACACCCAGCCCGAAGCAGACGAACTGGATCGGCTGAATATCCCCATGCCGCCGATTCAGGGGGATGTGAAGTTTGATGAGGTATTCTTCCGGTTTGCGAAAACGGGGCCGTATCAGCTTAATGGCATCTCGGTGGAGTTTGAGCGGGGATCCTTTGTGGGGATCGTGGGGCTGAGCGGATCGGGTAAGAGTACGATGATGAAACTCTTGCCGCGTCTGTACGATTTGGAATCGGGTCGCATCTTAATTGATGGCTACGACATCAGTAAGGTCGAACTTTACTCCCTCCGTCAACAGGTCGGAATTGTGCCCCAAGACACGCTGTTATTTGACGGCACGGTTCAGGACAATATTGCGCTGACTTGCCCGAATGCGACGGCAGAGGAGATCATTGAGGCTGCCCGGATTGCTGCCGCTCACGACTTCGTCATGGGCTTGCCCCAGGGTTACAACACGCGCGTGGGTGAGCGGGGATCGGCTCTATCCGGGGGGCAACGCCAGCGGATCGCGATCGCCCGTACCGTTCTGCAAAATCCCCGTATCTTGATTTTGGATGAGGCCACCAGTGCGCTGGACTACGATTCCGAGCGTCAGGTTTGTTTGAACCTGGCCGAAAAATTCCGCGATCGCACCGTCTTCTTCATCACCCACCGTCTTAGCACCATCAAAAACGCTGACGTGATTCTGATGATGGATAAGGGGCACGTCGTTGAGCAAGGAACCCATGATGACCTCATGGCACTTCGGGGACGCTACTACTGTCTCTACCAACAGCAAGAAGCCCAGATGTAG
- a CDS encoding HlyD family efflux transporter periplasmic adaptor subunit, translating into MAQLSSNGNKTKPVTLNGQSQSQDPQAQTGTNGQQTSTREEVFDQPVILQQTPLWSHAILWSIVGVTTFTVLWAAFAKVEEAVQAPGRLEPEGAVQEVQVPINGVVDEILVEDGDRVEEGEVLVRLDPTASEAQLDSLKEVLKSVEQENAFYRATLYGKDSDANTADLSLSPEMQALTTNRSAIQAENQVFEALLNGTAADLNPEQLARLQSQAVESSSRISAAQLEVSQLEAQREQNNIELVAGERRLSIDQSILDDLTPLYEQGGIAKLQYTRQQQQVLDDAAEVARLQEEAQRLEYAIAQAQERFNREIAVTNTDLLNRLAENNKRLADIDSELNKTIVQNDQRIADLKSQISQAEQQIRYQTVRAPISGVVFDLQTQNQGVVGSQGPSQPVLKIVPSDDLIAKVYITNRDIGFVEPGMEVDVRVDSFPYSEYGDIKGTLVWIGSDALPPNQQELRKNYTFPAKIELDQQELIVRGQTIDLQSGMSVSTNIKTRKRTVLSIFTDLFLRKVESVTTSR; encoded by the coding sequence ATGGCCCAACTTTCTAGCAACGGAAACAAAACAAAGCCCGTCACCCTGAACGGTCAATCTCAATCCCAAGATCCGCAGGCGCAAACCGGGACAAACGGGCAACAAACCTCAACCCGTGAAGAAGTTTTCGACCAACCCGTGATCCTGCAACAAACACCGCTGTGGTCCCATGCCATCCTTTGGAGTATTGTTGGCGTCACCACATTTACGGTGCTTTGGGCAGCATTTGCCAAGGTGGAAGAGGCGGTGCAAGCACCTGGCAGATTGGAACCCGAAGGCGCTGTCCAAGAAGTGCAGGTTCCCATCAACGGGGTTGTGGATGAAATTCTGGTGGAAGATGGCGATCGCGTCGAAGAAGGGGAAGTCCTCGTTCGGCTCGACCCAACGGCATCCGAGGCCCAGCTTGATTCGCTGAAAGAAGTGCTGAAATCCGTTGAACAGGAAAATGCCTTCTACCGAGCCACTCTGTATGGGAAAGATAGTGATGCCAATACGGCCGATCTGAGCCTGTCCCCCGAAATGCAGGCACTGACGACAAACCGTTCTGCCATTCAAGCCGAGAATCAAGTCTTTGAAGCGTTGCTCAACGGCACTGCGGCAGATCTCAACCCCGAACAACTCGCCCGACTACAGTCTCAGGCCGTGGAGTCCTCCTCCCGAATTTCGGCGGCGCAGTTGGAAGTCTCTCAGTTAGAAGCTCAACGTGAGCAAAACAACATTGAACTGGTCGCTGGAGAACGTCGCCTTTCAATCGACCAATCTATTTTGGATGATTTGACACCGCTGTATGAGCAAGGCGGCATCGCTAAGCTGCAATATACCCGCCAACAGCAGCAGGTTTTGGATGATGCTGCCGAGGTCGCACGATTGCAAGAAGAGGCGCAGCGGTTGGAATATGCGATCGCCCAAGCCCAAGAGCGCTTTAACCGAGAAATTGCCGTTACTAATACAGACCTACTCAATCGGCTGGCGGAAAACAATAAGCGTCTAGCCGACATTGACAGCGAATTGAATAAAACGATTGTTCAAAACGATCAGCGCATTGCCGATTTGAAGAGCCAGATTAGTCAGGCCGAGCAACAAATTCGCTACCAGACGGTGCGTGCGCCTATTAGTGGCGTTGTATTTGATCTCCAAACCCAGAATCAAGGGGTGGTCGGTAGCCAAGGGCCAAGTCAACCTGTTTTAAAGATCGTGCCCAGCGATGATCTAATCGCCAAGGTGTACATTACCAACCGCGACATTGGGTTTGTGGAGCCGGGAATGGAGGTCGATGTGCGCGTGGATTCCTTTCCCTACAGCGAGTATGGCGACATCAAAGGAACGTTGGTCTGGATCGGGTCGGACGCTTTACCCCCCAATCAGCAAGAGCTACGCAAAAACTACACGTTTCCCGCCAAGATCGAGCTTGATCAACAAGAACTGATTGTTCGAGGACAGACGATTGACCTCCAATCGGGAATGTCAGTCAGCACCAACATTAAAACGCGCAAGCGAACCGTGTTGAGCATCTTTACTGACCTGTTCCTTCGCAAAGTAGAAAGCGTGACCACCTCGCGATGA